Proteins encoded in a region of the Vitis riparia cultivar Riparia Gloire de Montpellier isolate 1030 chromosome 7, EGFV_Vit.rip_1.0, whole genome shotgun sequence genome:
- the LOC117918317 gene encoding endo-1,3;1,4-beta-D-glucanase-like — MSGPQCCENPPTLTSSSGAGCVAEIGGLKAYVSGPSDSKLAILLVSDLFGYEAPNLRKLADKVAAAGFYVVVPDFFYGDPFVPETMTIPVWIKAHGMDKGFEDAKPVVAELRSKGINAIGAAGFCWGAKVVVELSKVDQIQAAVLFHPARVTVDDIKEIKAPTAILGAETDHVSPPELLKQFEEVLSTKPEVNGYVKIFPGVAHGWSVRYKVEDEEAVKRADESHQNMMDWFAQYVK, encoded by the exons ATGTCAGGCCCTCAGTGCTGTGAGAATCCACCTACCCTCACCTCCAGCAGTGGAGCTGGGTGTGTTGCAGAAATTGGAGGCCTCAAGGCCTACGTTTCAGGCCCTTCTGATTCCAAGCTTGCCATTCTTCTTGTTTCAGACCTTTTTG GGTATGAAGCCCCAAATCTTAG GAAGCTTGCTGACAAAGTTGCGGCTGCTGGATTCTACGTGGTGGTCCCTGACTTCTTCTATGGGGACCCATTTGTACCTGAAACCATGACTATACCAGTCTGGATAAAAGCACATGGAATG GATAAAGGATTTGAAGATGCAAAACCGGTTGTTGCAGAACTGAGAAGTAAAGGCATAAATGCAATTGGAGCAGCAGGATTTTGCTGGGGTG CAAAAGTAGTTGTTGAGCTATCCAAGGTGGACCAGATTCAAGCTGCAGTGCTGTTTCACCCTGCTCGTGTCACTGTGGATGATATAAAGG AGATTAAGGCACCAACTGCTATATTGGGAGCTGAAACTGACCATGTCTCTCCACCCGAGCTCCTCAAACAGTTCGAGGAGGTTTTATCCACTAAGCCTGAG GTCAACGGTTACGTGAAGATATTTCCCGGGGTAGCTCATGGATGGTCTGTCAGGTACAAGGTTGAAGATGAAGAGGCTGTGAAGCGAGCCGACGAATCACACCAGAACATGATGGACTGGTTTGCCCAATATGTTAAGTAA
- the LOC117918315 gene encoding endo-1,3;1,4-beta-D-glucanase-like, translating into MSDSQCCENPPNLTSSCGGGSVIEVGGLKAYVAGPSDSKHAILLVSDIFGYEAPKFRKLADKVAAAGFYVVVPDFFYGDPFVFDVPEKPIEVWRESHGTDKGFEDAKPIIAALKSKGISTIGAAGFCWGAKVVVELAKSDYIQSAVLLHPSRVTVDDIKEVKAPIAVLGAEIDKASPPELLKQFEEVLSTKPEVNSYVKIFPGVVHGWSVRYKDENEIEVKSAEEAHQNMVDWFTRYVK; encoded by the exons ATGTCTGATTCACAGTGCTGTGAGAACCCACCAAACCTGACCTCAAGCTGTGGAGGAGGCTCTGTTATAGAAGTTGGAGGTCTCAAGGCCTACGTTGCTGGCCCTTCTGATTCCAAGCATGCTATTCTTCTTGTTTCTGACATTTTTG GATATGAAGCACCAAAATTCAG GAAGCTTGCTGACAAAGTTGCTGCTGCCGGATTCTATGTGGTGGTTCCTGACTTCTTCTATGGAGACCCTTTTGTTTTTGATGTTCCTGAGAAGCCCATAGAAGTTTGGAGAGAATCTCACGGAACA GACAAAGGATTTGAAGATGCTAAACCAATTATTGCAGCTTTAAAGAGTAAAGGTATATCCACAATAGGAGCTGCAGGGTTTTGTTGGGGAG CCAAGGTGGTCGTAGAGCTGGCAAAGTCTGATTACATTCAGTCTGCAGTGCTGTTACACCCTTCTCGTGTCACTGTGGATGACATTAAAG AGGTCAAGGCCCCAATCGCCGTGCTAGGCGCTGAGATTGACAAGGCGTCTCCCCCAGAACTTCTCAAGCAATTTGAGGAAGTTTTATCGACAAAACCCGAG GTTAATAGCTATGTCAAGATATTTCCTGGGGTTGTCCATGGATGGTCTGTTAGATACAAAGATGAAAACGAGATTGAAGTGAAGAGCGCCGAAGAAGCCCATCAGAACATGGTGGACTGGTTCACCAGGTATGTAAAGTAG